The following proteins are co-located in the Fischerella sp. PCC 9605 genome:
- a CDS encoding class I SAM-dependent methyltransferase, protein MPNSDNKNSTKNLYNGTASQWIRGEPTSLSDFTARPFVLKLCEPVAGLRVLDLGCGEGYCSRELRQRGAAQIYGVDLSEAMIAGAKLQELKDPLGIQYELGCATDLKQFGDREFDLVIAVFLFNYLTTVQTQQCMTEVARVLRPGGRFVFSVPHPSFPYMREAAYPFYFEVEGKGYFSKRDWQFPGRIWKRDGSWLNVQLVHKTLEDYFDALKNAGFNTMPTLRELRVTPEHIALDESFFGSLIDLPLHLAIQVLR, encoded by the coding sequence ATGCCAAACTCAGATAACAAAAATTCCACTAAAAACCTTTATAACGGCACAGCATCACAGTGGATTCGAGGAGAACCGACTTCACTTTCTGATTTTACGGCACGCCCTTTCGTACTAAAGCTTTGTGAGCCTGTTGCTGGGTTGCGAGTGCTTGACTTGGGTTGTGGTGAAGGTTATTGCTCTCGGGAATTACGCCAAAGAGGTGCTGCCCAAATATATGGTGTAGATCTCTCTGAAGCGATGATTGCAGGAGCAAAATTGCAGGAATTAAAAGATCCCTTGGGTATTCAGTATGAATTAGGGTGTGCTACTGACCTCAAACAATTTGGCGATCGCGAATTTGACTTAGTCATAGCAGTGTTTCTATTTAACTATTTGACAACTGTTCAAACTCAACAATGCATGACCGAAGTTGCACGTGTACTTCGTCCAGGGGGTCGATTTGTTTTCAGTGTTCCACATCCATCTTTTCCATACATGCGGGAAGCTGCCTATCCCTTCTATTTTGAGGTTGAGGGTAAAGGCTATTTCAGCAAGCGAGATTGGCAATTTCCGGGTCGTATTTGGAAAAGAGATGGGTCTTGGCTAAATGTGCAATTGGTTCACAAAACCTTAGAAGACTACTTTGATGCCCTCAAAAACGCTGGCTTCAATACGATGCCAACTTTGCGGGAATTACGGGTTACTCCAGAACACATAGCACTAGATGAATCTTTTTTCGGTTCTTTGATTGATTTACCACTCCATCTAGCCATACAAGTATTACGATGA